One segment of Candidatus Methylomirabilota bacterium DNA contains the following:
- a CDS encoding shikimate dehydrogenase — MQFTAAAKLFILFGDPVAHSLSPVMQNAALQAAGIDGLYLPWRVRTAGLPTAFAALREMDNFGGANVTIPHKEQAFTLVDRVTPEAAAVGAVNTIVIRDGRLLGANTDGPGFLRSLYEEAGFLPQKKSVVIIGAGGAARAVAVSLAEAGATPLVVINRTPERAQRLAEFIRRQIGTSAVGMGPDDPRLPSCVTESALVVNTTSVGLNPSDPPPIDPGLLQSETLVYDLIYRPLETALLRAAKGRGCRVLGGLGMLLYQGALAFELWTGHKPSEEAMRRALTPAIA; from the coding sequence ATGCAATTTACCGCCGCAGCAAAGCTATTCATCCTTTTCGGCGACCCTGTCGCGCACAGCCTGTCGCCGGTCATGCAGAATGCCGCGCTTCAGGCGGCCGGCATCGACGGCCTCTACCTTCCATGGCGGGTACGAACAGCAGGCCTGCCGACCGCCTTCGCGGCCCTCCGCGAGATGGACAACTTCGGAGGGGCGAATGTCACGATCCCCCACAAGGAGCAGGCCTTCACGCTGGTCGATCGTGTCACCCCGGAGGCCGCAGCGGTGGGCGCGGTCAATACGATCGTGATCAGGGACGGACGCTTGCTTGGGGCCAATACCGACGGACCGGGATTTCTCCGATCACTTTATGAAGAGGCAGGGTTTCTGCCGCAAAAAAAATCGGTCGTCATCATCGGGGCCGGCGGGGCCGCGCGCGCCGTCGCCGTCAGCCTCGCCGAGGCCGGCGCTACGCCGCTTGTCGTCATCAATCGGACGCCGGAGCGCGCGCAGCGACTGGCTGAATTTATCCGCAGACAAATCGGGACATCGGCCGTCGGAATGGGGCCGGACGATCCGCGTCTGCCGTCTTGCGTAACGGAGAGCGCCCTGGTCGTCAATACCACGTCGGTCGGACTCAATCCTTCCGATCCGCCGCCGATCGATCCCGGCCTGCTTCAGTCAGAGACATTGGTCTACGACCTGATCTACCGGCCGCTGGAGACCGCATTGCTGCGAGCAGCCAAAGGGCGGGGATGTCGGGTCTTGGGGGGGCTGGGCATGTTGCTGTATCAGGGCGCCCTGGCCTTCGAACTGTGGACCGGACACAAGCCTTCAGAGGAGGCGATGCGCCGAGCGCTTACTCCTGCGATTGCCTGA